The Polypterus senegalus isolate Bchr_013 chromosome 9, ASM1683550v1, whole genome shotgun sequence genome includes a window with the following:
- the gabarapl2 gene encoding gamma-aminobutyric acid receptor-associated protein-like 2, which produces MKWMFKEDHSLEHRCVESAKIRAKYPDRVPVIVEKVSGSQIVDIDKRKYLVPSDITVAQFMWIIRKRIQLPSEKAIFLFVDKTVPQSSLTMGQLYEKEKDEDGFLYVAYSGENTFGF; this is translated from the exons AGCAcagatgtgtagagtctgcaaaGATCAGAGCCAAATACCCCGACAGAGTGCCG GTTATTGTGGAAAAAGTGTCTGGGTCACAGATTGTCGATATCGACAAACGAAAGTACCTTGTACCATCTGATATTACTGTGGCGCAATTTATGTGGATTATAAGAAAACGTATCCAGCTGCCTTCAGAAAAAGCAATATTTCTATTTGTAGACAAAACTGTCCCTCAGTCCAG TTTGACAATGGGACaactatatgaaaaagaaaaagatgaagacgGCTTCTTGTATGTGGCCTACAGTGGAGAGAACACGTTTGGCTTTTGA